The following coding sequences lie in one Streptomyces albofaciens JCM 4342 genomic window:
- a CDS encoding dihydrodipicolinate synthase family protein, translating into MTDPATPQSRTSRAASRTSLTGVIVATALPYAEDPAAPAGLRPDLDRYADHCRWLVDNGCHGVGPNGSLGEYSSLTDGERRAVARTAVAAVGRDALVVVGVHGAGAHQARYWAELAAEDGADGVLCLPPTLYRANTAEIVRHFEEVAAVGLPVMAYNNPLDTKVDLTPEVLREVAAIDGVVAVKEFSGDIRRVLHIKEQAPGLEVVAGADDLVLEALLMGATGWFAGFPNVFPAESVRLYELAREGRVTEARELYEPLVAAFRWDSRTEFVQAVKRGMDLVGRYGGPCRPPRGPLLPEQRRQLDADMRGAVQALEAWVKAAG; encoded by the coding sequence ATGACGGACCCCGCCACGCCGCAGTCCCGTACGTCCCGTGCCGCCTCCCGTACGTCCCTGACCGGCGTCATCGTCGCCACCGCCCTCCCGTACGCCGAGGACCCGGCCGCGCCCGCCGGGCTGCGGCCCGACCTCGACCGGTACGCCGACCACTGCCGCTGGCTCGTCGACAACGGCTGTCACGGGGTCGGGCCGAACGGTTCGCTCGGCGAGTACTCCTCCCTCACGGACGGCGAACGGCGCGCCGTGGCCCGTACCGCCGTCGCGGCGGTGGGGCGGGACGCGCTGGTCGTGGTCGGTGTGCACGGGGCCGGCGCGCACCAGGCGCGGTACTGGGCGGAGCTGGCCGCCGAGGACGGCGCGGACGGCGTGCTGTGCCTGCCGCCCACCCTCTACCGCGCCAACACCGCCGAGATCGTGCGGCACTTCGAGGAGGTCGCGGCCGTCGGGCTGCCGGTGATGGCCTACAACAACCCGCTCGACACCAAGGTCGACCTCACTCCGGAGGTGCTGCGGGAGGTCGCCGCGATCGACGGCGTGGTGGCCGTCAAGGAGTTCTCCGGCGACATCCGCCGGGTGCTGCACATCAAGGAGCAGGCCCCCGGCCTGGAGGTGGTCGCGGGCGCCGACGACCTGGTGCTGGAGGCGCTGCTGATGGGCGCCACCGGCTGGTTCGCCGGCTTCCCCAACGTCTTCCCGGCCGAGTCCGTACGCCTCTACGAACTGGCCCGGGAAGGCCGCGTCACCGAGGCACGGGAGCTGTACGAGCCGCTGGTCGCCGCGTTCCGCTGGGACTCGCGCACCGAGTTCGTACAGGCCGTCAAACGCGGGATGGACCTCGTCGGGCGCTACGGCGGGCCCTGCCGGCCGCCGCGCGGACCGCTGCTCCCGGAACAGCGGCGGCAGCTGGACGCGGACATGCGCGGCGCCGTCCAGGCGCTGGAGGCCTGGGTGAAAGCGGCCGGGTGA
- a CDS encoding formimidoylglutamate deiminase, producing the protein MEHAWLGTHVEPGVAVDVDPAEGRIAAVRTEVPDPPPGAVALRGLTLPGLANAHSHAFHRALRGTVQVGSGTFWTWREVMYQVASQLTPDSYYALARAVYAEMALTGITCVGEFHYLHHGPGGTRYADPNAMGEALIAAADEAGIRITLLDTAYLSSGFGAEPNHHQLRFSDGTADAWAERASGLKEGRPHARIGAAVHSVRAVPADQLGTVAEWAGQRQAPLHVHLSEQTAENDACREAHGRTPTQLLAEHGVLGRRTTAVHATHLTGEDVRLLGAATTGVCMCPTTERDLADGIGPAVQLQAAGSPLSLGSDSHAVIDLFEEARAMELDERLRTRTRGHWTAAALLRAATADGHAALGWDEAGTIERGALADLTTIALDSVRTAGPLPRLGAETAVFAASGADVRHTVVGGRQVVRDGVHTLVPDVPTALAEAIAAVRG; encoded by the coding sequence CTGGAACACGCCTGGCTCGGCACCCACGTCGAGCCGGGCGTGGCCGTGGACGTGGACCCGGCGGAAGGGCGCATCGCCGCCGTGCGGACCGAGGTCCCGGACCCGCCGCCGGGCGCCGTCGCCCTGCGCGGCCTGACGCTCCCGGGCCTGGCCAACGCCCACTCGCACGCCTTCCACCGGGCGCTGCGCGGCACCGTCCAGGTCGGTTCGGGCACCTTCTGGACCTGGCGGGAGGTGATGTACCAGGTCGCCTCCCAGCTCACCCCCGACTCCTACTACGCGCTCGCGCGGGCCGTCTACGCCGAGATGGCGCTGACCGGCATCACCTGCGTCGGCGAATTCCACTACCTCCACCACGGTCCCGGCGGCACCCGCTACGCCGACCCCAACGCGATGGGCGAGGCCCTGATCGCCGCCGCCGACGAGGCCGGCATCCGCATCACCCTGCTCGACACCGCCTACCTCTCCTCCGGCTTCGGCGCCGAGCCCAACCATCACCAGCTGCGCTTCTCGGACGGCACGGCCGACGCCTGGGCCGAGCGCGCGTCCGGCCTGAAGGAGGGCAGGCCGCACGCCCGTATCGGCGCGGCCGTGCACTCCGTCCGCGCCGTGCCCGCCGACCAGCTGGGCACCGTCGCGGAATGGGCCGGGCAGCGGCAGGCACCGCTGCACGTCCACCTCTCCGAGCAGACCGCCGAGAACGACGCCTGCCGCGAGGCGCACGGCCGCACACCCACCCAACTGCTCGCCGAACACGGTGTCCTGGGCCGCCGCACCACCGCCGTGCACGCCACCCACCTCACCGGGGAGGACGTACGGCTGCTGGGCGCCGCCACCACCGGGGTGTGCATGTGCCCCACCACCGAGCGCGACCTCGCCGACGGCATCGGCCCCGCCGTCCAGCTCCAGGCCGCCGGCAGCCCCCTGTCGCTCGGCAGCGACAGCCACGCCGTCATCGACCTCTTCGAAGAGGCCCGCGCGATGGAACTGGACGAACGGCTGCGCACCCGCACCCGCGGCCACTGGACGGCCGCCGCCCTGTTGCGCGCCGCCACCGCCGACGGCCACGCCGCACTGGGCTGGGACGAGGCGGGCACCATCGAACGCGGCGCGCTCGCCGACCTCACCACGATCGCGCTGGACTCCGTGCGCACCGCGGGCCCGCTGCCCAGGCTGGGCGCCGAGACGGCGGTATTCGCCGCCTCCGGGGCGGATGTGCGCCATACGGTCGTCGGCGGCCGTCAGGTCGTACGCGACGGAGTCCATACGCTCGTGCCCGACGTCCCCACCGCACTGGCCGAGGCCATCGCGGCCGTACGCGGCTGA
- the hutU gene encoding urocanate hydratase, protein MSGPRPVRAPRGTELSARGWQQEAALRMLQNNLDPEVAEHPDQLVVYGGTGKAARDWRSFDAMVRTLTTLKQDETMLVQSGRPVGVMQTHEWAPRVLIANSNLVGDWANWEEFRRLEALGLTMYGQMTAGSWIYIGTQGILQGTYETFAAVAAKRFGGTLAGTITLTAGLGGMGGAQPLAVTMNGGVAICVDCDPRAIERRIEHRYLDVRADSLQHALQLAVEARDQRKPLSIGLLGNAAELLPRMLADGAPIDIVTDQTSAHDPLSYLPLGIDFADMAAYAAEQPADFTRRARESMARHVEAMVGFMDAGAEVFDYGNSIRGEAELAGYKRAFAFPGFVPAYIRPLFAEGKGPFRWAALSGDPKDIAATDRAILDLFPENESLARWIKLAGERVHFQGLPARICWLGYGERDKAGERFNDMVADGTLQAPLAIGRDHLDCGSVASPYRETEAMLDGSDAIADWPLLNAMVNVASGASWVSLHHGGGVGMGRSLHAGQVTVADGTPLAGEKIRRVLTNDPGMGVIRHVDAGYERADEVAAERGVRIPMREGE, encoded by the coding sequence ATGTCAGGACCGCGACCCGTGCGGGCACCGCGCGGTACGGAACTGAGCGCCCGGGGATGGCAGCAGGAAGCCGCGCTGCGCATGCTGCAGAACAACCTCGACCCGGAGGTCGCCGAGCACCCGGACCAGCTCGTCGTCTACGGCGGCACCGGCAAGGCCGCCCGCGACTGGCGCTCCTTCGACGCGATGGTGCGCACGCTGACCACGCTCAAGCAGGACGAGACGATGCTCGTCCAGTCGGGCCGGCCGGTCGGCGTCATGCAGACGCACGAGTGGGCGCCGCGGGTGCTGATCGCCAACTCCAACCTGGTGGGCGACTGGGCCAACTGGGAGGAGTTCCGGCGCCTGGAGGCGCTGGGCCTGACCATGTACGGCCAGATGACGGCCGGTTCGTGGATCTACATCGGCACGCAGGGCATCCTCCAGGGCACGTACGAGACGTTCGCCGCGGTGGCCGCGAAGCGGTTCGGCGGCACGCTCGCCGGGACGATCACGCTCACCGCCGGGCTCGGCGGCATGGGCGGCGCCCAGCCGCTCGCCGTCACGATGAACGGCGGCGTCGCGATCTGCGTCGACTGCGACCCGCGCGCCATCGAGCGGCGCATCGAGCACCGCTACCTGGATGTACGGGCCGACAGCCTCCAGCACGCGCTCCAGCTCGCCGTCGAGGCCCGTGACCAGCGCAAACCGCTCTCCATCGGCCTGCTCGGCAACGCCGCGGAACTGCTGCCGCGGATGCTCGCCGACGGCGCGCCGATCGACATCGTCACCGACCAGACCTCCGCCCACGACCCCCTGTCGTACCTCCCGCTGGGCATCGACTTCGCGGACATGGCTGCGTACGCGGCCGAGCAGCCCGCCGACTTCACCCGCCGGGCCCGCGAGTCGATGGCCCGGCACGTGGAGGCCATGGTCGGCTTCATGGACGCCGGTGCCGAGGTCTTCGACTACGGCAACTCCATCCGCGGCGAGGCGGAACTGGCCGGGTACAAGCGGGCGTTCGCCTTCCCCGGCTTCGTGCCCGCCTACATCCGGCCGCTGTTCGCCGAGGGCAAGGGCCCGTTCCGCTGGGCCGCGCTGTCCGGCGACCCCAAGGACATCGCCGCCACCGACCGGGCGATCCTCGACCTCTTCCCGGAGAACGAGTCCCTCGCCCGGTGGATCAAGCTGGCCGGCGAGCGGGTGCACTTCCAGGGCCTGCCGGCCCGGATCTGCTGGCTCGGGTACGGCGAGCGCGACAAGGCGGGCGAGCGCTTCAACGACATGGTCGCCGACGGCACCCTCCAGGCCCCGCTGGCCATCGGCCGCGACCACCTGGACTGCGGCTCGGTGGCGTCCCCGTACCGGGAGACCGAGGCGATGCTCGACGGCTCGGACGCCATCGCCGACTGGCCGCTGCTGAACGCCATGGTCAACGTCGCCTCGGGCGCCTCGTGGGTGTCCCTGCACCACGGCGGCGGCGTCGGCATGGGCCGCTCCCTCCACGCCGGCCAGGTCACCGTCGCCGACGGCACCCCGCTGGCGGGCGAGAAGATCCGCCGCGTCCTGACCAACGACCCGGGCATGGGCGTCATTCGCCACGTCGACGCCGGATACGAGCGCGCCGACGAGGTCGCGGCCGAACGCGGCGTGCGCATTCCGATGCGGGAGGGCGAGTGA
- a CDS encoding allantoate amidohydrolase: MWRDLAAIGRHSGTGGYRRYAWTGADADCRAWFADQARARGLAYEVDRNGNQWAWLGAASAADVAAGDAVVTGSHLDSVPDGGAFDGPLGVVSSFAALDELRRRGATPAKPLAVVNFGDEEGARFGLACVGSRLSAGQLTVERARELRDADGTTLPRAMERAGYDPDAIGPDPDRLSRIGAFVELHVEQGRALDLSGDPVGIASAIWPHGRWRFDFHGEANHAGTTRLADRRDPMLTYAATVLAARERAERAGALATFGKIGVEPNGVNAIPSLVRGWLDSRAADQDTLDTVVAAIERAAAEHGARDGVDVRVTRESFTPVVEFGHALRDELAEILGRAADHRPGGAREVPVLGTGAGHDAGILSATVPTAMLFVRNPTGVSHSPAEHAAEDDCTAGVTALADVLEGLACR; the protein is encoded by the coding sequence ATGTGGCGGGACCTCGCCGCCATCGGCCGCCACTCCGGCACCGGCGGCTACCGCCGCTACGCCTGGACCGGCGCGGACGCCGACTGCCGGGCCTGGTTCGCGGACCAGGCCCGCGCCCGCGGGCTGGCCTACGAGGTGGACCGCAACGGCAACCAGTGGGCCTGGCTCGGCGCGGCGTCCGCCGCGGACGTGGCCGCGGGCGACGCCGTGGTCACCGGCTCCCACCTGGACTCCGTCCCGGACGGCGGCGCCTTCGACGGGCCGCTCGGCGTGGTGTCCTCCTTCGCCGCGCTCGACGAACTCCGCCGACGGGGCGCCACGCCCGCCAAGCCGCTGGCCGTCGTCAACTTCGGCGACGAGGAAGGCGCCCGCTTCGGCCTGGCCTGCGTCGGCTCCCGGCTCAGCGCCGGACAGCTCACCGTGGAGCGGGCCCGCGAACTGCGCGACGCCGACGGCACGACGCTGCCCCGGGCCATGGAGCGGGCCGGTTACGACCCGGACGCCATCGGCCCGGACCCCGACCGGCTCTCCCGCATCGGCGCGTTCGTCGAACTGCACGTCGAACAGGGCCGGGCGCTCGACCTGAGCGGCGACCCCGTGGGCATCGCCTCCGCCATCTGGCCGCACGGCCGCTGGCGGTTCGACTTCCACGGCGAGGCCAACCACGCCGGCACCACCCGGCTGGCGGACCGGCGCGACCCGATGCTCACCTACGCGGCGACCGTGCTCGCCGCCCGCGAGCGGGCCGAACGGGCCGGCGCGCTGGCGACCTTCGGCAAGATCGGCGTCGAGCCGAACGGCGTGAACGCCATCCCGTCGCTGGTCCGCGGCTGGCTGGACTCCCGCGCCGCCGACCAGGACACGCTGGACACCGTCGTCGCCGCCATCGAGCGGGCGGCCGCCGAGCACGGCGCGCGCGACGGCGTCGACGTGCGCGTCACCCGGGAATCCTTCACCCCCGTCGTCGAGTTCGGGCACGCGCTGCGGGACGAGCTGGCCGAGATCCTCGGCCGAGCGGCGGACCACCGTCCGGGCGGCGCCCGCGAGGTGCCCGTGCTCGGCACCGGCGCCGGACACGACGCGGGTATTTTGTCCGCAACCGTGCCCACCGCCATGCTGTTCGTACGCAACCCCACCGGCGTCTCGCACTCGCCCGCCGAACACGCGGCCGAGGACGACTGCACCGCCGGGGTGACCGCACTCGCCGACGTACTGGAGGGTCTGGCGTGCAGGTGA
- a CDS encoding proline racemase family protein, with translation MTSDARNSFAARSVRTFQAVDSHTEGMPTRVITDGVGTIPGATMAERRRYFVEHLDPVRQLLVNEPRGHAAMSGAILQPPTRPDADWGVVYIEVSGCLPMCGHGTIGVATVLVETGLVEVTEPVTTVRLDTPAGLVAARVAVRGGRAEHVTIHNVPSYAYELDAVVKVPGLGEVRYDLAYGGNFYAITPLAALGIPFDAARLDEIIAAGLAVMAAVDERDRPVHPTDPAISGCRHVQFTAPGTPGPDGSDSRNAMVIHPGWVDRSPCGTGTSARMAQLHARGELPLGRPFVNESLIGTRFTGRLVGTERVGGRPAVVPTVTGRAWITGTARYVLDPTDPFPRGFVL, from the coding sequence ATGACGTCCGACGCCCGGAACTCCTTCGCCGCCCGCAGTGTGCGCACTTTCCAAGCCGTGGACTCGCACACCGAGGGCATGCCGACGCGCGTCATCACGGACGGCGTCGGCACCATCCCCGGCGCGACCATGGCCGAACGCCGCCGGTACTTCGTGGAACACCTCGACCCGGTCCGCCAATTGCTGGTGAACGAGCCGCGCGGGCACGCCGCGATGAGCGGGGCGATCCTGCAACCGCCGACCCGGCCCGACGCCGACTGGGGCGTCGTCTACATCGAGGTCTCCGGCTGTCTGCCGATGTGCGGGCACGGCACCATCGGCGTCGCCACGGTCCTGGTGGAAACGGGCCTGGTGGAGGTCACCGAGCCGGTCACCACCGTACGGCTGGACACCCCGGCCGGGCTGGTCGCGGCCCGGGTCGCGGTGCGCGGCGGGCGCGCCGAACACGTCACGATCCACAACGTCCCTTCGTACGCGTACGAGCTGGACGCCGTGGTGAAGGTGCCCGGCCTCGGCGAGGTCCGCTACGACCTGGCGTACGGCGGCAACTTCTACGCGATCACCCCGCTCGCCGCGCTGGGCATCCCGTTCGACGCCGCCCGTCTGGACGAGATCATCGCGGCGGGGCTGGCCGTGATGGCCGCGGTCGACGAGCGGGACCGGCCCGTCCACCCCACCGACCCGGCCATCTCCGGCTGCCGCCACGTCCAGTTCACGGCCCCCGGCACGCCGGGCCCGGACGGCTCCGACTCCCGTAACGCCATGGTCATCCACCCCGGCTGGGTCGACCGCTCGCCGTGCGGCACCGGCACCAGCGCCCGCATGGCCCAGCTGCACGCACGCGGCGAACTCCCCCTCGGCCGGCCCTTCGTCAACGAATCCCTGATCGGCACCCGCTTCACGGGCCGGCTGGTGGGCACGGAGCGGGTCGGCGGCCGGCCGGCGGTCGTGCCCACGGTGACCGGCCGGGCCTGGATCACGGGCACGGCCCGGTATGTGCTCGATCCGACCGATCCGTTCCCGCGGGGGTTCGTGCTGTAG